In a genomic window of Acipenser ruthenus chromosome 41, fAciRut3.2 maternal haplotype, whole genome shotgun sequence:
- the LOC131708974 gene encoding macrophage mannose receptor 1-like produces MGERGLLILLLAGFCVPAYNQIIKHVFVNTLKSWSEAQSYCRKNHTDLATVRSQEEAQQLLNIAGASLNTSAWIGLYRDDTQNWQWSNGDDVIYSNWRADLFCASVNSEGKWIDLPCHLQRAFMCYQETSNITERYTLIEELKTWTEAQQYCRENHTDLVSIKNASENEDLVKKAQGKPFWIGLFNEPWKWSHQGDSYTFHYWSNEQPDNYIGKESCVVMMTSGEWNDAACNTRYPSFCCEGGSSGQCFYEGTEKTWQDAQSYCRNQGRDLPTIQDQDGVNTLRGLIPTTNNTHFWIGLHHDEENWHWSNGDDVIYSNWEPYLFCASVNSDGEWEDSVCSEKKAFICYNETSIITERYTLIEVLKTWTEAQQYCREHHTDLISIKNASENEDLVKKAQGTSVWIGLFNEPWKWSHQGDNYTFHNWGNGDPDNWGGNQKCVRMLKSGEWSDYSCNSQYPFFCYDEAEPLSPPSTLVSQDAESSSLPSTPVSQDPKTTSPPSTLVSQDAEPSSPPSTPVSQDPKTTSPPSTPVSQDPKTTSPLSTLVSQDAVPSSPPSTLVSQDPKTTSSPSTPVSQGTPVPEDLHLISHSMVWMEAWQYCRDHYTDLVSLTSLAAQNRVSELVRNSTASRFWIGLHRTVVYHNWFWVAGKDKKGLLNYTNWAPGEPNNPYYEHCGEMVLREDGGAEWNDLCCYAKLPFICFKD; encoded by the exons atgggggagagagggctgctcatccttctgcttgcag ggttttGTGTGCCTGCTTACAATCAGATCATTAAACATGTGTTTGTGAATACTCTGAAGAGCTGgtctgaagctcagagctactgtagaaagaatcacacagacctggccactgtgcgcagccaggaaGAAGCACAGCAGCTCTTAAATATTGCAGGAGCTTCTCTCAATACTTCTGCCTGGATCGGGCTTTatcgtgatgacacacagaactggcagtggtctaacggcgatgatgtcatctactccaactggagggcagacctcttctgtgcttcagtcaattcagaggGAAAGTGGATTGATTTACCCTGCCACCTTCAGAGAGCTTTCATGTGCTACCAAG agaccagcaacatcactgagagatacaccctgattgaagaactgaaaacctggactgaagctcagcagtactgtagagaaaaccacaccgacctcgtcagtataaagaacgccagtgaaaatgaagacctagtgaagaaagcgcagggcaagcccttctggataggcctgttcaatgagccctggaagtggtcacaccagggggatagctACACATTTCACTACTGGAGCAATGAGCAACCAGACAATTATATAGGGAAAGAGAGCTGTGTGGTGATGATGACGAGCGGTGAATGGAATGATGCTGCCTGCAACACGCGGTACCCTTCCTTCTGCTGTGAGG gcggctcctctggtcagtgtttctATGAAGGAACTGAGAAGACATGGCAGGAtgctcagagctactgcagaaaccaaggcAGAGACCTGCCCACCATACAAGACCAGGACGGGGTTAATACGCTTAGAGGTCTTATACCTACAACTAATAACACCCATTTCTGGATCGGGCTGCATCATGACGAAGAGAACTGGCATTGGTCCAATGGAGATGAcgtcatctactccaactgggaaccatacctcttctgtgcttcagtcaattctgATGGAGAGTGGGAGGATTCAGTCTGCAGTGAGAAGAAAGCTTTCATCTGCTACAATg agaccagcatcatcactgagagatacaccctgattgaagttctgaaaacctggactgaagctcagcagtactgtagagaacaccacactgaCCTcatcagtataaagaacgccagtgaaaatgaagacctagtgaagaaagcgcagggcacgtctgtctggataggcctgttcaatgagccctggaagtggtcacaccagggggataactacacatttcacaactgggGCAATGGGGACCCAGACAATTGGGGAGGCAATCAAAAATGTGTGAGGATGCTCAAGAGTGGTGAATGGAGTGACTATAGCTGCAACTCTCAGTACCCCTTCTTCTGCTATGATG AAGCAGAACCCttgagccccccttccactctggtctctcaag ATGCAGAATCCTCGAGCctcccttccactccggtctctcaag ATCCCAaaaccacaagccccccttccactctggtctctcaag ATGCAGAACCctcgagccccccttccactccggtctctcaag ATCCCAaaaccacaagccccccttccactccggtctctcaag ATCCCAAAACCACAAGCCCCCTTTCCACTctggtctctcaag ATGCAGTACCctcaagccccccttccactctggtctctcaag ATCCCAAAACAACAAGctccccttccactccggtctctcaag gCACTCCAGTCCCTGAGGATCTCCACCTGATCTCTCACAGTATGGTCTGGATGGAGGCTTGGCAGTACTGCAGGGATCACTACACTGACCTAGTGAGCCTCACAAGCCTGGCTGCACAGAACAGAGTGTCGGAGCTCGTCAGGAACAGCACTGCGTCGCGATTCTGGATCGGCCTGCACAGAACCGTTGTGTATCATAACTGGTTCTGGGTTGCTGGTAAAGATAAGAAGGGGCTCCTAAACTACACTAACTGGGCCCCTGGGGAGCCCAACAATCCTTACTATGAGCACTGTGGGGAGATGGTGCTGAGGGAGGATGGGGGGGCTGAGTGGAATGATCTGTGCTGTTATGCAAagctcccctttatctgtttcaaaGATTAA